A genome region from Piliocolobus tephrosceles isolate RC106 chromosome 8, ASM277652v3, whole genome shotgun sequence includes the following:
- the OPN1SW gene encoding short-wave-sensitive opsin 1, with protein sequence MRKMSEEEEFYLFKNLSSVGPWDGPQYHIAPVWAFYLQAAFMGTVFLIGLPLNAMVLVATVRYKKLRQPLNYILVNVSLGGFLLCIFSVFPVFVASCKGYFVFGRHVCALESFLGTVAGLVTGWSLAFLAFERYIVICKPFGNFRFSSKHALTVVLATWTIGIGVSIPPFFGWSRFIPEGLQCSCGPDWYTVGTKYRSESYTWFLFIFCFIVPLSLICFSYTQLLRALKAVAAQQQESATTQKAEREVSRMVVVMVGSFCVCYVPYAAFAMYMVNNRNHGLDLRLVTIPSFFSKSSCIYNPIIYCFMNKQFQACIMKMVCGKAMTDESDISSSQKTEVSTVSSSQVGPN encoded by the exons ATGAGAAAGATGTCAGAGGAAGAGGAGTTTTATCTGTTCAAAAATCTCTCTTCAGTGGGGCCGTGGGATGGGCCTCAGTACCACATTGCCCCTGTCTGGGCCTTCTACCTCCAGGCAGCTTTCATGGGCACTGTCTTCCTTATAGGGTTACCACTCAATGCCATGGTGCTGGTGGCCACAGTGCGCTACAAAAAGTTGCGGCAGCCCCTCAACTACATTCTGGTCAACGTGTCCTTGGGAGGCTTCCTCCTCTGCATCTTCTCTGTCTTCCCTGTCTTTGTCGCCAGCTGTAAAGGATACTTCGTCTTTGGTCGCCACGTTTGTGCTTTGGAGTCCTTCCTGGGCACTGTAGCAG GTCTGGTGACAGGCTGGTCACTGGCCTTCCTGGCCTTTGAGCGCTACATTGTCATCTGTAAGCCCTTCGGCAACTTCCGCTTCAGCTCCAAGCATGCACTGACGGTGGTCCTGGCTACCTGGACCATTGGTATTGGCGTCTCCATCCCACCCTTCTTTGGCTGGAGCCG GTTCATCCCTGAGGGCCTGCAGTGTTCCTGTGGCCCTGACTGGTACACCGTGGGCACCAAATACCGCAGCGAGTCCTATACGTGGttcctcttcatcttctgctTCATTGTGCCTCTCTCCCTCATCTGCTTCTCCTACACTCAGCTGCTGAGGGCCCTGAAAGCT GTTGCAGCTCAGCAGCAGGAGTCAGCTACAACCCAGAAGGCTGAACGGGAGGTGAGCCGCATGGTGGTTGTGATGGTAGGATCCTTCTGTGTCTGCTACGTGCCCTATGCAGCCTTCGCCATGTACATGGTCAACAACCGTAACCATGGGCTGGACTTACGGCTTGTCACCATTCCTTCATTCTTCTCCAAGAGTTCTTGCATCTACAATCCCATCATCTACTGCTTCATGAATAAGCAG TTCCAAGCTTGCATCATGAAGATGGTGTGTGGGAAGGCCATGACAGACGAATCCGACATAAGCAGCTCCCAGAAAACAGAAGTTTCTACTGTCTCGTCTAGCCAAGTTGGCCCCAACTGA